A portion of the Myxococcus stipitatus genome contains these proteins:
- a CDS encoding AraC family transcriptional regulator: protein MSQSATLLTSWALALHRTLELRGVQSHPLFVKAGLDPRLLGDANARYSMEGMTRLWRLAVESSGDPAIGLEMARQVSPTTFHAVGYRLNASSTLREAFERLVHAVALVSDALRPSFTRDGDCYHVILSATDGGPDLCEEETDAVAYLLVRFCRVAYGRELSPREVLLRRARPPELTPYEKLFRCKVTFEAEADVLIYERAPFEATLPGANPELARINDELISRHLARHAGLDVVARVRAVLEELLPQGEPTQEKVAERLHMSSRSLQRRLVDSGTGFRELLAETRRTLALAYLAEPGCSVSEVAYRLGFSDVSTFTRAFRRWTGQPPSRFGAPSRARQGRA from the coding sequence ATGAGCCAATCCGCGACCCTGTTGACGAGCTGGGCGCTGGCGCTCCACCGGACGCTCGAGCTGCGTGGCGTGCAATCGCATCCGTTGTTCGTGAAGGCGGGGTTGGACCCGCGCCTGCTGGGGGACGCGAACGCGCGCTATTCGATGGAAGGGATGACACGGCTGTGGCGGCTGGCGGTAGAGTCGTCGGGGGACCCGGCCATCGGGCTGGAGATGGCGCGGCAGGTGAGCCCCACGACGTTCCACGCGGTGGGCTACCGCCTCAACGCGTCGAGCACGCTGCGCGAGGCGTTCGAGCGGCTGGTGCACGCGGTGGCGCTGGTGAGCGACGCGCTCCGGCCTTCCTTCACGCGGGATGGGGATTGCTACCATGTGATCCTCTCCGCCACGGATGGCGGGCCCGACCTGTGCGAGGAGGAGACGGACGCGGTGGCGTACCTGCTGGTGCGCTTCTGCCGGGTGGCCTATGGCCGCGAGCTGTCCCCGCGCGAGGTGCTGCTGCGGCGCGCGCGTCCGCCGGAGCTGACGCCGTACGAGAAGCTGTTCCGCTGCAAGGTGACGTTCGAGGCGGAGGCGGACGTGCTCATCTACGAGCGCGCGCCGTTCGAGGCGACGCTGCCAGGAGCCAACCCGGAGCTGGCGCGCATCAACGACGAGCTCATCTCCCGGCACCTGGCGAGGCACGCGGGGCTGGACGTGGTGGCGCGGGTGCGAGCGGTGCTGGAGGAGCTGCTGCCCCAGGGCGAGCCCACCCAGGAGAAGGTGGCGGAGCGGCTGCACATGAGCTCGCGCAGCCTCCAGCGGCGGCTGGTGGACTCGGGCACCGGCTTCCGCGAGCTGCTGGCGGAGACGCGCCGCACCCTCGCGCTCGCCTATCTCGCGGAGCCTGGGTGTTCGGTGAGCGAGGTCGCGTACCGACTGGGCTTCTCCGACGTGAGCACCTTCACCCGCGCCTTCCGCCGCTGGACGGGCCAGCCACCCAGCCGCTTCGGCGCCCCGTCCCGCGCGCGCCAGGGCCGCGCGTGA
- a CDS encoding YncE family protein: MTPLRLLSIQRSWLAALALLAVVSPGFGPAMAAPPTFITFESGHVRPLALSPDGARLFAVNTPDNTLSIFDVSASGLSLRARVPVGLEPVAVAARTNDEVWVVNHLSDSVSVVSLTGVPRVVRTLLVGDEPRDIVFAGTTGRAFITTAHRGQHRTHASIAAVPGAGDPQLTTPGVGRADLWVFDPANLGTTLGGTPVRIVTLFGDTPRALTVSPDGQTVYAAIFKSGNQTTSILEETVCEGFNPYLPCLVNGSIYPGGSPGPATNHEGIEAPEVALIVKYNNQFSQWQDELGRNWNNAVRFRLPDQDVFAIDANSLGQKAAYAHVGTTLFNMVTNPVTGTVYVSNTEAFNHVRFEGPGNYGGTTVQGHLAETRITAILGGSVLPRHLNKHLDYTKLATDPGFDPTAKQHSLATPTDMVVSRDGRTLYVAAYSSSKIGVFDTQALEADSFNPRLNSAAYIPVSGGGPSGLILDEARGRLYVMTRFDNSVKVIDLATKAELGKQVLPNPEPAAVVQGRPVLYDAATFSANGEASCASCHIFGDMDDLAWDLGNPDDDVVQNPIPGRLLGAAELLKPHINGSGRVEDFHPMKGPMTTQTLRGMVVSGAMHWRGDRSNGFFGVNGTDPNLSFMNFIVAFEGLLGRATKPTQTEMQRFTDFQLQVQLPPNPVRNLDNTLTAAQQRGLNFYAGSRRSDGLPLGEGLGFTCEGCHRLDSAKGFFGTDGQASFENIPQIVKIPHLRNAYQKVGMFGNPTTPFFLAPDSGWQGDQVRGFGFVHDGAVDTIARFLSAIVFIPSIGVGFPLNNPDATRRDVEQLILAFDTDLAPIVGQQVTLTSTNAASAGPRVDLLIQRAKTAFASKILGGAVTECDLVAKVALGGRVKGFLFSPTANAFTPDDGTVANVTDATLRTYAKTVGQEVTYTCVPPGSGARIGLNR; the protein is encoded by the coding sequence ATGACTCCCCTGAGGCTGTTGAGCATCCAGAGGTCCTGGCTGGCGGCGCTCGCGCTGCTGGCCGTGGTGTCGCCGGGCTTTGGGCCGGCAATGGCGGCGCCGCCGACGTTCATCACCTTCGAGAGCGGCCATGTCCGCCCGCTCGCGCTGTCGCCGGACGGCGCGCGCCTGTTCGCGGTGAACACGCCGGACAACACGCTGTCCATCTTCGACGTGAGCGCCTCCGGGCTGAGCCTGCGCGCGCGGGTGCCGGTGGGGTTGGAGCCGGTGGCGGTGGCGGCGCGCACCAACGACGAGGTCTGGGTGGTGAACCACCTGTCGGACAGCGTCAGCGTGGTGTCGCTGACGGGCGTGCCGCGCGTGGTGCGCACGCTGCTGGTGGGGGACGAGCCGCGTGACATCGTGTTCGCGGGCACGACGGGCCGCGCGTTCATCACCACCGCGCACCGGGGCCAGCACCGCACGCACGCGTCCATCGCGGCGGTGCCGGGCGCGGGCGACCCGCAGCTGACCACGCCGGGCGTGGGCCGCGCGGACCTCTGGGTGTTCGACCCGGCGAACCTGGGCACGACGCTGGGGGGGACGCCCGTGCGCATCGTGACGCTGTTCGGCGACACGCCGCGCGCGCTGACGGTGAGCCCGGATGGCCAGACGGTGTACGCGGCCATCTTCAAGTCCGGCAACCAGACGACGAGCATCCTGGAGGAGACCGTCTGCGAGGGCTTCAATCCCTATCTGCCGTGTCTGGTGAATGGCTCCATCTATCCGGGCGGCAGCCCGGGCCCCGCCACCAACCACGAGGGCATCGAGGCGCCGGAGGTGGCCCTCATCGTGAAGTACAACAACCAGTTCAGCCAGTGGCAGGACGAGCTGGGCCGCAACTGGAACAACGCGGTGCGCTTCCGTCTGCCGGACCAGGACGTGTTCGCCATCGACGCGAACTCGCTGGGGCAGAAGGCGGCCTACGCGCACGTGGGCACCACGCTGTTCAACATGGTGACCAACCCGGTGACGGGCACGGTGTACGTGTCCAACACGGAGGCGTTCAACCACGTGCGCTTCGAGGGCCCGGGCAACTACGGCGGCACCACGGTGCAGGGCCATCTGGCGGAGACGCGCATCACCGCCATCCTCGGCGGCAGCGTGTTGCCGCGCCACCTCAACAAGCACCTGGACTACACGAAGCTGGCGACGGACCCCGGCTTCGACCCCACGGCGAAGCAGCACAGCCTGGCCACGCCCACGGACATGGTGGTGAGCCGGGACGGCCGCACGCTGTACGTGGCCGCGTACAGCTCCAGCAAGATTGGCGTGTTCGACACGCAGGCGCTGGAGGCGGACAGCTTCAACCCGAGGCTGAACAGCGCGGCGTACATCCCCGTCAGCGGAGGTGGTCCCAGCGGCCTGATTCTGGATGAGGCGCGCGGTCGACTGTACGTGATGACCCGCTTCGACAACTCGGTGAAGGTCATCGACCTGGCCACCAAGGCGGAGCTGGGCAAGCAGGTGCTGCCCAACCCGGAGCCGGCGGCCGTGGTGCAGGGGCGGCCCGTCCTCTATGACGCCGCCACGTTCTCCGCCAACGGCGAGGCGTCGTGCGCCAGCTGCCACATCTTCGGCGACATGGATGACCTGGCGTGGGACTTGGGCAACCCGGACGACGACGTGGTGCAGAACCCGATTCCGGGCCGGCTGCTCGGCGCGGCGGAGCTGCTCAAGCCGCACATCAACGGTTCGGGCCGCGTGGAGGACTTCCACCCGATGAAGGGCCCCATGACGACGCAGACCTTGCGCGGCATGGTGGTCTCCGGCGCGATGCACTGGCGCGGTGACCGCTCCAACGGCTTCTTCGGCGTGAACGGGACGGACCCGAACCTCTCCTTCATGAACTTCATCGTCGCGTTCGAGGGGCTGCTGGGGCGCGCGACCAAGCCCACGCAGACGGAGATGCAGCGCTTCACCGACTTCCAGCTGCAGGTGCAGCTGCCGCCCAACCCGGTGCGCAACCTGGACAACACGCTGACGGCGGCGCAGCAGCGGGGCCTGAACTTCTACGCGGGCTCACGTCGCTCGGACGGCCTGCCCCTCGGCGAGGGGCTGGGCTTCACCTGCGAGGGCTGCCACCGGCTGGATTCGGCGAAGGGCTTCTTCGGCACGGATGGTCAGGCGAGCTTCGAGAACATTCCGCAGATCGTGAAGATTCCGCACCTGCGCAACGCGTATCAGAAGGTGGGCATGTTCGGGAATCCGACGACGCCGTTCTTCCTGGCGCCGGACAGCGGGTGGCAGGGGGACCAGGTGCGTGGCTTCGGCTTCGTGCATGACGGGGCGGTGGACACCATCGCGCGGTTCCTGTCGGCCATCGTGTTCATCCCGAGCATCGGGGTGGGGTTCCCGTTGAACAACCCGGACGCGACGCGGCGGGACGTGGAGCAGCTCATCCTCGCGTTCGACACGGACCTGGCGCCCATCGTGGGGCAGCAGGTGACGCTGACGAGCACGAACGCGGCGAGCGCGGGGCCGCGTGTCGACCTGCTCATCCAGCGGGCGAAGACGGCGTTCGCGTCGAAGATTCTCGGTGGCGCGGTGACCGAGTGCGACCTGGTGGCGAAGGTGGCGCTGGGGGGGAGGGTGAAGGGCTTCCTCTTCAGCCCGACGGCCAATGCCTTCACGCCGGATGACGGGACGGTGGCGAACGTGACGGACGCGACGCTGCGCACCTACGCGAAGACGGTGGGTCAGGAGGTGACCTACACCTGCGTGCCGCCGGGCTCGGGCGCTCGAATCGGCCTCAATCGCTAG
- a CDS encoding putative metal-binding motif-containing protein → MCTGLVLLMSLWGCGSSSSPSPDAGTVPDGGVEDAGSGDGGSGDDGGTTAALPCEKTRGVCAGAKRALVDGAYEPVCTARSYGADYEETESRCDGLDNDCDGVVDPPTWSRITELGSRDVGWREASILRTSEGLLVSVPGLASEGRIFRLDSQLRLQGTERVPAAWEPPPEGRTNIMVSSSLVRTAEGPAFYYSTGEGSPTEFRAYLAPLDESGRPGPLPEGTVRLMPDFKGPTTPDGAWIGSRVKASSDGQRLLVVWRQDLVDGNGRQVWGAVFDARGQIVTAPRVLFTSEAVDSYVWLGDALWLRNGEVAIAIEESKDLSVDTTLRLGRFDERLERVGDERRFPALSSSTPLLVDLGAARGGALDSPVLVFRGSTPPDTEGHTSLRGFVVEDLFGQGQPQSLLAVPRGETLWYSALVEDGQLSLAWISRAFVLQEDGSYLHWGRLWTRQGDGADVEQTPPQGPLPMLFTSQWVLQERLDADHMGALVLTRDGDKRFLDGVRYCAP, encoded by the coding sequence ATGTGTACGGGGCTCGTGCTCCTGATGTCGCTGTGGGGATGTGGTTCGTCGTCGAGTCCGTCGCCGGATGCGGGCACTGTGCCCGATGGGGGCGTGGAGGATGCCGGCTCCGGGGACGGCGGCTCCGGCGATGACGGTGGGACGACGGCGGCGCTGCCGTGCGAGAAGACACGGGGCGTCTGTGCGGGCGCGAAGCGGGCCTTGGTGGATGGAGCGTACGAGCCGGTGTGCACGGCACGCTCCTACGGCGCGGACTACGAGGAGACGGAGTCGCGCTGCGACGGGCTCGACAACGACTGTGACGGCGTGGTGGACCCGCCGACGTGGTCGAGAATCACGGAGCTGGGCTCGCGTGACGTGGGTTGGAGGGAGGCCTCGATTCTTCGCACGAGCGAAGGACTCCTGGTGTCGGTCCCGGGCCTCGCCTCCGAAGGACGCATCTTCCGGCTGGATTCCCAGTTGAGATTGCAGGGGACGGAGCGCGTGCCCGCCGCGTGGGAGCCGCCTCCGGAGGGACGCACCAACATCATGGTGTCGTCCAGTCTCGTCCGAACCGCTGAAGGGCCCGCGTTCTATTACTCGACGGGAGAAGGCTCTCCGACCGAGTTCCGAGCCTACCTGGCTCCGCTCGACGAGTCCGGACGCCCGGGGCCCTTGCCCGAGGGAACCGTGAGGCTCATGCCGGACTTCAAGGGCCCGACGACTCCTGACGGCGCTTGGATCGGTTCGAGGGTCAAGGCCTCGTCAGATGGTCAGCGCCTCTTGGTCGTATGGCGTCAGGACCTCGTTGACGGGAACGGACGCCAGGTGTGGGGAGCGGTGTTCGATGCGCGAGGACAGATTGTGACGGCGCCAAGAGTGCTCTTCACCTCGGAGGCGGTGGACTCCTACGTCTGGCTCGGTGACGCGCTCTGGTTGCGCAATGGAGAAGTGGCCATCGCCATCGAGGAGTCGAAGGACCTGTCAGTGGACACGACCCTCCGCCTTGGTCGTTTCGACGAGCGGCTCGAGCGTGTGGGTGACGAGCGGAGATTCCCGGCGCTCTCTTCCTCCACGCCCTTGCTGGTGGACCTGGGAGCGGCGCGTGGAGGCGCGTTGGATTCTCCGGTCCTCGTCTTCAGGGGGAGCACTCCTCCCGACACGGAAGGCCATACCTCCCTGCGGGGCTTCGTGGTGGAGGACCTCTTCGGCCAGGGCCAGCCCCAGTCTCTGCTCGCGGTGCCGAGGGGCGAGACGCTCTGGTACAGCGCGCTGGTGGAGGACGGTCAGCTCAGTCTGGCGTGGATCTCCAGGGCGTTCGTCCTGCAGGAGGATGGCAGCTATCTCCACTGGGGGCGTTTGTGGACCCGTCAGGGAGATGGCGCGGACGTCGAGCAGACGCCTCCCCAGGGGCCCCTGCCGATGCTCTTCACGTCGCAGTGGGTCCTGCAAGAGCGGCTCGACGCCGACCACATGGGCGCCCTCGTGTTGACGAGGGATGGCGACAAGCGCTTCCTGGACGGCGTCCGCTACTGCGCGCCCTGA
- a CDS encoding ABC transporter ATP-binding protein — protein sequence MSDTGTRPTGKLAIEVRDLHKSFGDNAALRGVNLEVPEGTTCVLMGVSGSGKSVLMKHIMGLMRPDRGVVLVDGEDVAKMDEAALSQMRRKQGILFQANALFDSLNVYDNVAFPLRERTRMSESEIQQTVDKTLASVGLSHAKTRFPGELSGGMQKRVGFARAAILQPKILLYDDPTAGLDPLTTASVNEIIFTGKQQLGATSLVITPDVASAFGMADNLALMHEGRVVEYGPPDTFRESKHPAVQAFLRNWLRRRAQKGGDAAKH from the coding sequence ATGAGCGACACGGGTACGCGGCCGACGGGCAAGCTGGCCATCGAGGTCAGGGACCTCCACAAGTCCTTTGGGGACAACGCGGCGCTGCGCGGCGTGAACCTCGAGGTGCCGGAGGGGACGACCTGCGTCCTGATGGGGGTGTCTGGCTCCGGCAAGTCGGTGCTGATGAAGCACATCATGGGGCTGATGCGGCCGGACCGGGGCGTGGTGCTGGTGGACGGGGAGGACGTGGCGAAGATGGACGAGGCGGCGCTGAGCCAGATGCGCCGCAAGCAGGGCATCCTCTTCCAGGCGAACGCGCTGTTCGACTCGTTGAACGTCTACGACAACGTGGCCTTCCCGCTGCGTGAGCGCACGCGCATGTCCGAGTCGGAGATTCAGCAGACGGTGGACAAGACGCTGGCGTCGGTGGGCCTGTCGCACGCGAAGACGCGCTTCCCCGGCGAGCTGTCCGGCGGCATGCAGAAGCGCGTGGGCTTCGCGCGCGCGGCCATCCTCCAGCCGAAGATCCTCCTCTACGACGACCCCACGGCGGGGCTGGATCCGCTCACCACGGCGTCGGTGAACGAAATCATCTTCACGGGCAAGCAGCAGCTGGGCGCCACGTCGCTGGTGATTACGCCGGACGTGGCGTCCGCGTTCGGCATGGCGGACAACCTGGCGCTGATGCACGAGGGCCGCGTCGTCGAGTACGGCCCGCCGGACACGTTCCGCGAGTCCAAGCACCCCGCGGTGCAGGCCTTCCTGCGCAACTGGCTGCGCCGCCGCGCGCAGAAGGGCGGCGACGCGGCGAAGCACTGA